One stretch of Segatella copri DNA includes these proteins:
- the metH gene encoding methionine synthase translates to MMNLREIVKEKILILDGAMGTEIQKYNLTEEDFRGERFRDLPGMMKGNNDMLNITRPDVISDIYRRYLEAGADIITANTFSCQRISQADYHLENCAREMAFEGARLARIECDKFSTPDKPRFVAGDVGPTNKTCSMSPDVSNPAAREITYDELFTDVCEQVDGLIEGGADVILIETIFDTLNCKAMIDAALTMMKKHGVELPVMISLTVSDLAGRTLSGQTVDAFLASLSPYPIFSVGMNCAFGAPQMKPFIEHMAQVAPYYISAHPNAGLPNEMGEYDETAESMAPQIAEFIDEGIVNIIGGCCGTSPEFIAHYARIAEGKKPHQVVEKPKYMWLSGLDLLQVDDSVHLPVDASRFVNVGERCNVAGSRKFLRLINEKNYEEAIGIARKQVADGAAVVDVNMDDGLLDAKAEMVNFLNMIAAEPDIAKVPVMIDSSKWDVIVAGLKCCQGKCIVNSISLKEGEEVFLSHARDVLRYGAAVVVMCFDEVGQATTFERRIEIAERAYHLLVDKLGMNPLDIIFDPNVLAIATGMEEHDNYAVEFIRATEWIHQNLPGAHVSGGVSNLSFSFRGNTYIREAIHCVFLHHAQQVGMDFGIVNAKARMDYNKIPEEQLLLIEDVVLNRRKGAADELIELAAEIKAQADAAKAAAKAGGVAPKKPAAPEWRKESVEERLKYALRKGITDFLQQDIDEALAKYPHAVNVIEGPLMDGMNLVGELFGKGEMFLPQVVKTARTMKSAVSILQPHIEAEKQGGATTAGKILMATVKGDVHDIGKNIVCVVMSCNNYEIIDLGVMVPAEQIVQKAIDEKVDAIGLSGLITPSLEEMVHVAREMQKAGLRIPIMVGGATTSELHVALKIAPEYDGPVIWVKDASLNAGICARFLNEAECPKFEAELKERYEKLRQNYHEEQAKIASLSEARKNKLELF, encoded by the coding sequence ATGATGAATTTAAGAGAGATTGTGAAGGAGAAAATTCTGATTCTCGATGGTGCCATGGGTACTGAGATTCAGAAGTATAATCTTACAGAAGAAGACTTCAGAGGCGAGCGGTTCCGCGATTTGCCGGGTATGATGAAAGGCAACAACGACATGCTCAACATTACTCGTCCTGATGTGATATCTGATATTTACCGACGCTACCTGGAGGCTGGTGCCGATATTATTACCGCAAATACTTTTTCGTGCCAGCGCATTTCGCAGGCTGATTATCACCTGGAGAACTGCGCCCGCGAAATGGCTTTCGAGGGTGCCCGACTGGCACGTATCGAATGCGATAAGTTTTCTACGCCTGATAAACCTCGCTTCGTTGCAGGAGATGTGGGACCAACCAACAAGACTTGCTCCATGAGTCCGGACGTCAGCAATCCTGCCGCCCGCGAGATTACCTACGATGAACTTTTCACCGATGTATGCGAACAGGTGGACGGACTTATCGAAGGCGGTGCTGACGTGATTCTCATCGAAACCATCTTTGATACACTCAACTGCAAGGCGATGATAGATGCAGCGCTCACCATGATGAAGAAACATGGAGTAGAGTTGCCTGTCATGATCAGTCTTACGGTAAGTGATCTGGCGGGCAGAACGCTCAGCGGTCAGACAGTAGATGCTTTCCTTGCTTCGCTTTCTCCTTATCCTATCTTCTCTGTCGGCATGAACTGCGCCTTTGGTGCTCCTCAGATGAAACCTTTCATCGAGCACATGGCTCAGGTTGCACCTTATTATATTAGTGCGCATCCTAATGCCGGTTTGCCTAACGAAATGGGCGAATATGATGAGACAGCCGAATCGATGGCTCCGCAAATAGCCGAATTCATCGATGAAGGTATCGTGAACATCATTGGCGGATGCTGCGGTACAAGTCCCGAATTCATCGCTCATTATGCCCGTATCGCTGAGGGTAAGAAGCCGCACCAGGTGGTGGAGAAACCTAAGTATATGTGGCTCTCGGGATTAGACCTTCTGCAGGTCGATGATTCCGTACATTTGCCGGTTGACGCCAGTCGGTTTGTCAACGTGGGTGAACGCTGTAACGTAGCTGGTAGCAGGAAGTTCCTGCGTTTGATTAACGAAAAGAATTATGAAGAAGCCATCGGTATTGCCAGAAAGCAAGTGGCTGATGGAGCAGCTGTCGTTGACGTGAATATGGACGATGGTTTGCTTGATGCGAAAGCCGAGATGGTTAATTTCCTGAATATGATTGCAGCCGAACCTGACATTGCGAAGGTTCCGGTGATGATCGATTCTTCCAAATGGGACGTCATCGTGGCTGGCTTGAAGTGCTGCCAGGGCAAGTGTATTGTCAATTCCATCAGTTTGAAGGAGGGTGAGGAAGTATTCCTTTCTCATGCCCGCGATGTGTTGCGCTATGGTGCAGCCGTTGTTGTGATGTGTTTTGATGAGGTTGGTCAGGCTACCACTTTCGAGCGCCGCATCGAGATAGCAGAACGTGCTTATCATCTTCTGGTAGACAAGTTGGGCATGAATCCGCTCGATATCATCTTCGACCCGAACGTACTTGCCATAGCTACCGGTATGGAGGAGCATGATAATTATGCCGTTGAGTTCATCCGTGCAACGGAGTGGATTCATCAGAACCTGCCTGGCGCACATGTCAGCGGAGGTGTCAGTAACCTCTCGTTCTCATTCCGTGGCAATACTTACATCCGTGAGGCTATCCATTGTGTTTTCCTGCATCATGCCCAGCAGGTAGGTATGGACTTTGGTATTGTAAATGCCAAAGCCAGAATGGATTACAATAAAATTCCTGAAGAACAGCTTCTTCTCATCGAGGATGTGGTGCTGAATAGAAGGAAAGGTGCAGCTGACGAACTCATCGAGCTTGCGGCAGAGATAAAAGCCCAGGCTGATGCTGCCAAGGCTGCAGCTAAGGCAGGCGGTGTTGCTCCCAAGAAACCGGCTGCTCCTGAATGGCGAAAGGAGAGTGTGGAAGAACGTCTGAAGTATGCGCTGAGAAAGGGAATCACCGATTTCCTGCAGCAGGATATTGACGAAGCACTTGCCAAATATCCTCATGCAGTAAACGTAATTGAGGGTCCTCTGATGGACGGCATGAACCTGGTAGGCGAACTTTTTGGAAAAGGCGAAATGTTCTTGCCGCAGGTTGTCAAGACGGCTCGCACGATGAAATCGGCAGTTTCTATCCTTCAGCCTCATATCGAGGCAGAAAAACAGGGTGGAGCAACAACTGCCGGCAAGATTCTGATGGCAACTGTGAAGGGCGATGTTCATGATATCGGAAAGAACATCGTATGCGTGGTTATGTCATGTAACAATTACGAAATCATCGACTTAGGTGTGATGGTTCCAGCCGAACAGATTGTACAGAAAGCTATCGATGAAAAGGTAGATGCAATCGGTTTGAGCGGACTTATCACCCCTTCGCTTGAAGAAATGGTTCATGTGGCCCGAGAAATGCAGAAGGCTGGTTTGCGCATTCCTATCATGGTAGGTGGGGCAACGACGAGCGAACTGCATGTGGCTCTGAAGATTGCGCCTGAATATGACGGACCGGTCATCTGGGTGAAGGACGCATCGCTCAATGCCGGAATCTGTGCCCGATTCCTCAACGAGGCTGAATGTCCTAAGTTTGAGGCGGAACTGAAGGAACGCTACGAGAAACTTCGCCAGAACTATCATGAAGAGCAGGCTAAGATAGCCTCGCTCTCAGAGGCAAGAAAGAACAAGCTGGAGCTGTTCTGA
- the smpB gene encoding SsrA-binding protein SmpB: protein MNKQEQELRKKSPIQIRNKKASFEYFFVDTYTAGIVLTGTEIKSIRGGKASLVDCYCDFYQGELWVKGMNISPYFYGSFSNHEARRDRKLLLTKRELRRLEEDSKQPGFTIVPTLIFIDNHGRAKVDIALCKGKKEYDKRQTLKEKEDRREMDRAIKHF from the coding sequence ATGAACAAGCAAGAACAGGAACTCCGTAAGAAGAGTCCGATACAGATACGCAACAAGAAGGCTTCGTTCGAGTACTTCTTCGTTGATACTTATACCGCAGGCATTGTGCTTACGGGTACAGAGATAAAGTCAATCCGTGGCGGAAAGGCTTCGCTGGTAGATTGTTATTGCGATTTCTATCAGGGCGAACTTTGGGTCAAGGGAATGAACATCTCTCCTTATTTTTATGGTTCTTTCAGCAATCATGAGGCTCGCCGCGACCGCAAGCTTCTTCTCACCAAGCGCGAATTGCGCCGTCTTGAAGAGGACAGCAAGCAGCCTGGTTTCACCATTGTTCCAACCCTCATCTTTATCGATAATCACGGTAGAGCCAAGGTGGATATTGCTCTCTGTAAGGGAAAGAAGGAGTATGACAAGCGCCAGACTCTGAAGGAGAAGGAAGACAGAAGAGAGATGGATAGAGCAATCAAGCACTTTTAG
- a CDS encoding DMP19 family protein: MIEVKINDARLQQAAEAGMDEFVKAFVDAIREAIGGELTAETMAQLNSDQITLLAWDILHEEMMDGGMVQLIHNGYGAFLWKNPTDKAFKNWGLTELAKLIKKSHFLYKTNHEEIERDLTDEEFMALYEKFPEFDDFDDEFVENEEEWTSKVAFYIDDHIDNFCEIVKL; the protein is encoded by the coding sequence ATGATCGAAGTAAAGATAAACGATGCCAGACTTCAGCAGGCTGCCGAGGCAGGCATGGATGAATTTGTAAAGGCTTTCGTGGACGCTATCCGCGAAGCGATTGGTGGTGAACTGACTGCCGAAACCATGGCGCAGCTCAACAGCGACCAGATTACTCTTCTGGCTTGGGATATCCTGCATGAGGAGATGATGGATGGCGGAATGGTTCAGCTCATACATAACGGTTACGGTGCTTTCCTCTGGAAGAACCCTACCGACAAGGCGTTTAAAAACTGGGGATTGACAGAACTCGCCAAACTCATCAAGAAGAGTCATTTCCTGTATAAGACAAACCATGAGGAGATTGAGCGCGATCTGACCGATGAGGAGTTTATGGCGCTCTACGAGAAATTTCCTGAGTTTGATGATTTTGACGATGAGTTCGTTGAGAACGAAGAAGAGTGGACCAGCAAGGTTGCCTTCTACATCGATGATCATATCGACAATTTCTGCGAAATTGTCAAACTATAA
- a CDS encoding iron-sulfur cluster assembly scaffold protein — translation MIYSKEVDNMCVVAKGPNHGPAPIPEEGKWIQAKEIKDISGYTHGVGWCAPQQGACKLSLNIKEGVIQEALVETIGCTGMTHSAAMASEILPGKTILEALNTDLVCDAINTAMRELFLQIVYGRSQSAFSEGGLVIGAGLEDLGKGLRSQTGTLYGTVAKGTRYLELTEGYITKQFLDKDSQVCGYEYVHLGKMMEAIKNGMDANEAVKKFTGSYGRTTAEQGVVKAIDPRKE, via the coding sequence ATGATCTATTCTAAAGAAGTAGACAACATGTGCGTTGTCGCTAAGGGTCCTAACCACGGACCAGCTCCAATTCCTGAAGAGGGAAAATGGATTCAGGCAAAAGAGATCAAAGACATCTCTGGTTATACTCACGGTGTGGGTTGGTGTGCTCCTCAGCAGGGTGCTTGCAAGCTCTCTTTGAACATCAAGGAAGGCGTTATTCAGGAGGCTCTTGTTGAGACTATCGGTTGTACTGGTATGACTCACTCAGCTGCTATGGCTTCTGAGATTCTCCCAGGCAAGACTATTCTTGAGGCTTTGAACACTGACCTCGTATGCGATGCTATCAATACAGCTATGCGCGAGCTCTTCCTCCAGATTGTTTACGGTCGTAGCCAGAGCGCTTTCTCTGAGGGCGGTCTCGTTATCGGTGCAGGTCTTGAGGACTTGGGTAAGGGTCTTCGTTCACAGACTGGTACTCTCTATGGTACTGTAGCTAAGGGTACACGTTACCTCGAGTTGACAGAGGGTTACATCACAAAGCAGTTCCTCGATAAGGACAGCCAGGTTTGTGGTTATGAGTATGTTCACCTCGGCAAGATGATGGAAGCTATCAAGAACGGTATGGACGCTAACGAGGCTGTCAAGAAGTTCACAGGTAGCTACGGTCGTACAACTGCTGAGCAGGGTGTTGTTAAAGCTATTGATCCACGTAAAGAATAA
- a CDS encoding GGGtGRT protein, which yields MIRKVSYESQERREKQVLAALNANGIKSLEEANQICEDAGVDPYQMCEDTQRICFENAKWAYVAGAAIAIKKGVKTAADAAEAIGIGLQAFCIPGSVADDRKVGLGHGNLAARLLREETQCFAFLAGHESFAAAEGAIKIAEMANKVRKNPLRVILNGLGKDAAQIISRINGFTYVQTKFDYYTGELKVVNRIAYSDGPRAKVNCYGADDVREGVAINWSEDVDVSITGNSTNPTRFQHPVAGTYKKERIAAGKPYFSVASGGGTGRTLHPDNMAAGPASYGMTDTMGRMHSDAQFAGSSSVPAHVEMMGFLGMGNNPMVGATVAIAVAIDLAINKK from the coding sequence ATGATTAGAAAAGTAAGTTACGAAAGTCAGGAACGTCGCGAGAAGCAGGTTCTTGCTGCTCTTAATGCTAACGGTATCAAGAGCTTGGAAGAGGCTAATCAAATCTGCGAGGACGCAGGTGTTGACCCTTATCAGATGTGTGAAGATACTCAGCGTATCTGCTTCGAGAACGCTAAGTGGGCGTATGTAGCTGGTGCTGCTATCGCTATCAAGAAAGGTGTTAAGACTGCTGCTGATGCAGCTGAGGCTATCGGTATCGGTTTGCAGGCTTTCTGCATCCCAGGTTCTGTAGCTGACGACCGTAAGGTTGGTCTTGGTCACGGTAACTTGGCTGCTCGTTTGCTCCGTGAGGAGACTCAGTGCTTCGCTTTCTTGGCTGGTCACGAGTCTTTCGCTGCTGCTGAGGGTGCTATCAAGATTGCTGAGATGGCAAACAAGGTTCGCAAGAACCCATTGCGCGTTATCTTGAACGGCCTTGGTAAGGATGCTGCTCAGATCATCAGCCGCATCAACGGTTTCACATACGTACAGACAAAGTTCGACTACTATACAGGTGAGTTGAAGGTTGTTAACCGCATCGCTTACAGCGACGGTCCACGTGCTAAGGTTAACTGCTATGGCGCTGACGACGTTCGCGAGGGTGTTGCTATCAACTGGAGCGAGGATGTAGACGTATCAATCACTGGTAACTCTACAAACCCTACACGTTTCCAGCACCCAGTAGCTGGTACATACAAGAAGGAGCGTATTGCTGCTGGTAAGCCATACTTCTCAGTAGCTTCTGGTGGTGGTACAGGTCGTACTTTGCACCCAGATAACATGGCTGCTGGTCCTGCTTCTTACGGTATGACTGATACTATGGGGCGTATGCACTCAGACGCTCAGTTCGCAGGTTCTTCTTCAGTTCCTGCTCACGTAGAGATGATGGGCTTCCTCGGTATGGGTAACAACCCTATGGTAGGTGCTACTGTTGCTATCGCTGTAGCTATCGACCTCGCTATCAACAAGAAGTAA
- a CDS encoding 30S ribosomal protein S16, with protein MATKIRLQRGGRKSYAFYSIVIADVRAPRDGKFTEKIGTFNPNTNPATVDLNFERALYWVETGAQPTDTVRNILKGEGVYLMKHLKGGVKKGAFDDAEAQKRFDAWKNSKDAKISAVREGDAKAKKEAAAKELEAEKKMNEAIAKKVADKKAAAAAAEAEAKAAEEAPAEEAPAEA; from the coding sequence ATGGCAACAAAAATCAGATTGCAGCGCGGCGGTCGTAAAAGCTATGCTTTCTACAGCATCGTAATCGCTGACGTTAGAGCACCACGTGATGGTAAATTTACTGAGAAGATTGGTACTTTCAACCCTAATACCAATCCAGCTACTGTAGATTTGAATTTCGAGCGCGCACTCTACTGGGTAGAGACAGGTGCACAGCCAACAGACACAGTTCGCAACATCCTCAAGGGCGAGGGCGTTTACTTGATGAAGCACCTCAAGGGTGGCGTTAAGAAGGGCGCATTCGACGATGCTGAGGCTCAGAAGCGTTTCGACGCTTGGAAGAATAGCAAGGACGCTAAGATTTCTGCTGTTCGCGAGGGCGATGCTAAGGCAAAGAAGGAAGCTGCTGCTAAGGAGCTCGAGGCTGAGAAGAAGATGAACGAGGCAATCGCTAAGAAGGTAGCTGATAAGAAGGCTGCTGCAGCTGCTGCTGAGGCAGAGGCTAAGGCTGCTGAGGAAGCTCCTGCAGAGGAGGCTCCAGCTGAGGCTTAA
- a CDS encoding DUF4293 domain-containing protein: MIQRKQTLFLLFAVIAIAICLFLPIASIAAKTMGGDTMVYNLGVVGEAGMQISTTCVPLFLLLAVSAIIALVNIFLYKNLKLQKSLCSLAMLFAGLWYVDYIVMFMGLIPVPEAEGTMKFQFAACLPLVAIIFEWMAMKGVNDDIKLLRAADRIR; the protein is encoded by the coding sequence ATGATACAGCGTAAACAGACATTATTTCTGCTCTTTGCTGTCATCGCCATTGCTATCTGTCTTTTCCTTCCTATCGCCAGCATCGCAGCTAAGACGATGGGAGGAGACACTATGGTTTATAATCTCGGAGTGGTAGGGGAGGCAGGAATGCAGATTTCAACTACTTGCGTTCCTCTGTTCCTTCTGCTCGCCGTTTCAGCCATCATAGCATTGGTAAACATCTTTTTGTACAAGAATCTGAAGCTTCAGAAATCACTCTGTTCACTTGCCATGCTTTTTGCAGGTTTATGGTATGTAGATTATATCGTGATGTTCATGGGCTTGATTCCTGTTCCTGAAGCAGAAGGAACGATGAAGTTTCAGTTTGCCGCTTGCCTTCCTTTGGTAGCAATCATATTCGAATGGATGGCAATGAAAGGTGTGAACGATGACATCAAACTCTTGAGAGCAGCAGACCGAATCAGATAA
- a CDS encoding DNA-directed RNA polymerase subunit omega gives MDFKKSKAPVNTVTRNIMDLCDDTHNIYESVAIIAKRANQISIEIKQELSKKLQEFASYNDSLEEVFENREQIEISRYYEKLPKPTLLATEEFIENNIYWRDPTKTSAPMVHESEI, from the coding sequence ATGGATTTCAAAAAATCAAAGGCACCAGTAAACACAGTAACTCGCAACATTATGGATCTCTGCGATGATACCCATAATATCTACGAGAGCGTAGCTATCATTGCAAAGCGCGCTAATCAGATTTCTATCGAAATCAAGCAGGAGTTGAGCAAGAAACTTCAGGAGTTTGCTTCTTATAACGATTCTTTGGAGGAAGTTTTTGAGAACCGCGAACAGATTGAAATCTCTCGCTACTACGAGAAGTTGCCAAAGCCAACTTTGCTCGCTACAGAAGAGTTTATTGAGAATAATATTTATTGGCGCGATCCTACCAAGACATCTGCACCAATGGTTCACGAGAGCGAAATTTAA
- a CDS encoding outer membrane protein assembly factor BamD: MKKLTLIASCVALLLSSCAHEYNQVLKSGDYTYKYEYAKQSYAQGKYSRAIPLLQELVTMKKGSTEGEECLYMLAMAEYGMKDYETAAEYFKKYYSSYPKGKFAENAKYFVGESLYQNAPEPRLDQSTTITAIAAFQEFLDLYPDARLKQQATNRLFALQDLLVEKEYKSAKLYFDMGTYFGNCTSGGNNYEACIVTAQNALKDYPYSNRREEFASLIMKGKYELAKMSVEKKQLERYQDAEDECYGFINEYPDSKDRALAEKYIEKCKQYEKEHPESALDQLGNNAN; encoded by the coding sequence ATGAAAAAATTGACTCTTATTGCATCGTGTGTTGCATTGCTCTTGTCGAGCTGTGCCCACGAATATAACCAGGTATTGAAATCAGGCGATTATACTTATAAGTATGAGTACGCCAAGCAGAGCTATGCCCAGGGCAAGTATTCCCGTGCCATTCCTCTTCTGCAGGAACTGGTAACGATGAAGAAAGGTTCTACCGAGGGTGAGGAATGTTTGTACATGCTGGCTATGGCCGAGTATGGTATGAAGGATTATGAGACTGCTGCAGAGTATTTCAAGAAGTATTACTCTTCTTATCCTAAAGGTAAGTTTGCTGAAAATGCAAAGTACTTTGTAGGAGAGAGTCTGTATCAGAATGCTCCAGAACCTCGTCTTGACCAGAGTACCACGATTACTGCCATCGCAGCCTTCCAGGAGTTCCTGGATCTTTATCCAGATGCCCGACTCAAGCAGCAGGCTACAAACCGCCTTTTTGCTCTTCAGGACCTCTTGGTTGAGAAGGAGTATAAGAGTGCCAAGCTCTATTTTGATATGGGCACCTATTTCGGCAACTGTACCAGCGGAGGCAACAATTATGAGGCTTGTATCGTAACTGCACAGAATGCGCTTAAGGATTATCCTTACAGCAACCGACGCGAGGAGTTTGCATCGCTCATCATGAAAGGTAAATACGAACTGGCAAAGATGAGTGTCGAGAAAAAGCAGCTGGAGCGCTATCAGGATGCTGAGGATGAGTGTTATGGCTTTATCAACGAATATCCTGATTCAAAGGACCGTGCACTTGCCGAGAAGTATATCGAGAAGTGCAAGCAGTACGAGAAAGAGCATCCGGAGTCAGCTCTCGACCAGCTTGGCAATAATGCCAATTAA
- the uvrB gene encoding excinuclease ABC subunit UvrB, whose protein sequence is MDFKITSKYKPTGDQPQAIKQLTEGVLEGDPAQVLLGVTGSGKTFTVANVIANVGKPTLILSHNKTLAAQLYQEMKGFFPENAVEYYVSYYDYYQPEAYLPTTDTYIEKDLAINDEIDKLRLGAVSALLSGRKDVIVVSSVSCIYGMGGPVAMQENIIKIHRGQRLDRNEFLRKLVDALYVRNDIELQRGNFRVKGETVDIFMAYSDHVLRVTWWDDEIDSIEEVDSLTYHRLASFEDYEIYPANLFVTTKEQQESAIRRIQDDLVKQVEFFKSIGDGIKAQRIKERVEYDMEMIKELGHCSGIENYSRYFDGRHEGERPYCLLDFFPKDFLLVVDESHVSIPQIGAMYGGDRARKKNLVEYGFRLPAAFDNRPLKFEEFHDLIPQAIYVSATPADYELREAEGVVVEQLIRPTGLLDPEIEVRPSENQIDDLLDEILTRTHRNERVLITTLTKRMAEELTEFLLNHNVKAAYIHSDVATLDRVKIMNDLRAGVYDVLVGVNLLREGLDLPEVSLVAILDADKEGFLRSHRSLTQTAGRAARNVNGKVIMYADNITDSMQKTIDETARRRSIQLKYNADHGITPKQIVKAITSALPTSKEEGAKIVPMGAEGSKPRVYVEPESAAFVADPIVRSMSKEELEKSIANTTALMKQAAKDLDFMQAAQYRDEIIRLQKELEEKG, encoded by the coding sequence ATGGATTTTAAGATTACATCAAAATATAAGCCGACTGGCGACCAGCCGCAAGCCATCAAGCAACTCACAGAGGGGGTGCTTGAAGGAGACCCTGCACAGGTGTTGTTGGGTGTAACCGGCTCGGGTAAAACCTTTACGGTGGCAAACGTGATTGCCAACGTGGGGAAGCCTACGCTCATCTTGAGCCACAACAAGACTCTTGCAGCCCAACTGTATCAGGAGATGAAGGGTTTCTTCCCTGAGAACGCAGTAGAATATTATGTTTCATACTACGACTATTATCAGCCGGAAGCTTATCTGCCAACGACTGATACATATATAGAAAAAGACCTCGCCATCAATGATGAAATAGACAAGTTGCGACTCGGTGCTGTTTCTGCCCTTCTCTCGGGCAGAAAGGATGTCATCGTTGTCTCATCCGTATCGTGCATCTATGGTATGGGCGGACCTGTGGCGATGCAGGAGAACATCATCAAGATTCATCGCGGGCAGCGACTCGACAGAAATGAATTTCTGAGAAAACTCGTTGATGCACTTTACGTTAGAAATGACATAGAACTGCAACGTGGCAACTTTAGAGTGAAAGGCGAAACGGTTGACATCTTTATGGCTTACAGCGATCATGTTTTGCGCGTAACATGGTGGGACGATGAGATTGACAGTATCGAAGAAGTGGATTCGCTCACTTATCACCGCCTTGCCTCGTTCGAAGATTACGAGATTTATCCAGCCAACCTTTTCGTAACAACAAAAGAACAGCAGGAAAGTGCCATTCGCAGAATTCAGGACGACCTGGTTAAACAGGTAGAATTCTTCAAGAGTATTGGAGATGGAATCAAGGCACAGCGCATCAAGGAACGTGTAGAATATGATATGGAAATGATCAAGGAATTGGGCCACTGTTCGGGCATCGAGAACTATTCCCGCTATTTTGATGGCAGGCATGAAGGAGAACGCCCGTATTGCCTGCTCGATTTCTTCCCTAAAGATTTCCTGCTTGTGGTTGACGAGAGCCATGTGAGCATCCCGCAGATTGGAGCCATGTATGGAGGCGACCGGGCACGAAAGAAGAACCTGGTAGAATATGGTTTCCGTTTGCCTGCTGCCTTCGACAACCGTCCGCTGAAGTTCGAGGAATTTCATGATCTCATTCCGCAGGCCATCTACGTAAGTGCAACTCCGGCAGACTATGAATTGAGAGAAGCCGAAGGCGTGGTTGTAGAACAGCTGATTCGTCCTACAGGACTCCTGGATCCGGAAATCGAAGTCCGTCCAAGTGAGAATCAGATAGATGATCTTCTGGACGAAATATTAACAAGAACACACCGCAACGAGCGAGTTCTGATTACGACTCTTACAAAGCGCATGGCAGAAGAGCTCACTGAGTTCCTGCTCAATCACAACGTAAAGGCTGCCTATATCCACAGTGATGTGGCAACCTTAGACCGAGTAAAGATCATGAACGATCTCCGTGCAGGAGTATACGATGTACTGGTGGGTGTCAACCTGTTACGAGAAGGACTCGACTTGCCGGAAGTTTCGCTCGTAGCTATTCTCGATGCAGATAAGGAAGGTTTCCTGCGCAGTCACCGTTCTCTGACCCAGACGGCAGGCCGTGCAGCCCGAAATGTGAACGGCAAGGTAATCATGTATGCAGACAACATCACAGACAGCATGCAGAAAACTATAGATGAAACTGCCCGCCGCCGAAGCATCCAGTTGAAATACAATGCCGACCATGGCATTACTCCAAAACAGATTGTGAAAGCAATAACCTCAGCTCTGCCTACTAGCAAGGAAGAAGGAGCAAAGATTGTTCCGATGGGAGCCGAGGGTTCCAAGCCTCGCGTCTACGTGGAACCGGAAAGTGCAGCCTTCGTTGCCGACCCTATTGTTCGCAGTATGAGCAAGGAAGAATTGGAGAAGAGCATTGCCAATACTACGGCATTGATGAAGCAAGC